The following coding sequences lie in one Phragmites australis chromosome 8, lpPhrAust1.1, whole genome shotgun sequence genomic window:
- the LOC133926595 gene encoding TORTIFOLIA1-like protein 3, with the protein MGPAPREPMKQQVNRCLLRLSDRDTEAMAAAELNAIARGLEADELPGFVAAVSDARPTDRTPLRRHTLRLLALVAGEHPRDAVAPLVPRLVAAALRRVRDPDSSVRAALVDAARAAAGAAASPPAALGPLADALLHEQDQCAQLAAALAAAAAVQASAPTDDLASYLRALLPRLLKLLRSAAFKAKPALISLVGAASAASGGGAASTAVPCLRDALTGDDWAARKAAAEALALLANEHGDDLISHKSSCIAVFEAKRFDKVKIVRESMNRMIEAWREIPDVNEEVCSSDAPPASQARSSLTETASDRRYPADSLGSNSVPSVTRRNSWPASRSPPRDASQNASNRKTSPSSTSNRKNSLPSNPNADQTRNDDYKVDVTVAPDATPIKMVTEEKLLKEGNVRERLEARRMLFQKTGEKGYKKLAGLKSGSRVVPHNGDGDLEETAKTEDGPEEFQSAHRDEDLSKIRMQLVQIQNQQTSLLNLLQKFMGSSQNGIRSLETRVNGLEMALDEISRDLAASSGRIPNSEPDTNACCILSPKFWRRHDGGRYTSRYSVSDIPNYSEESKTSYKWERQKFGVQGGFVTNPLAEPNTSSVRSTAVTQEGRRRDSAQYK; encoded by the exons ATGGGCCCTGCGCCCAGGGAGCCCATGAAGCAGCAGGTGAACCGCTGCCTGCTGCGGCTGTCGGACAGGGACACGGAGGCGATGGCGGCCGCGGAGCTCAACGCGATCGCGCGCGGGCTGGAGGCCGACGAGCTGCCGGGGTTCGTGGCCGCAGTCTCCGACGCGCGGCCCACCGACAGGACGCCGCTGCGGCGGCACACGCTCCGGCTTCTCGCGCTCGTGGCTGGTGAGCACCCGCGGGACGCCGTCGCGCCGCTCGTGCCCAGGCTCGTGGCCGCTGCGCTGCGGCGGGTGCGGGACCCGGACTCCTCCGTGCGCGCCGCGCTCGTCGAcgccgcgcgcgccgcggcgggcgcggcggcgtcCCCGCCCGCGGCGCTGGGGCCGCTAGCGGACGCGCTGCTCCACGAGCAGGACCAATGCGCGCAGCTTGCAGCTGCactcgccgccgcggcggccgtccAGGCCTCGGCCCCCACCGACGACCTCGCCTCCTACCTCCGGGCCCTCCTCCCGCGCCTCCTCAAGCTCCTCCGCAGCGCCGCGTTCAAGGCCAAGCCCGCACTCATCTCCCTCGTTGGCGCAGCCTCGGCCGCCTCCGGCGGCGGAGCCGCCTCCACCGCGGTGCCATGCCTCCGCGACGCGCTCACCGGCGACGATTGGGCCGCGAGGAAGGCTGCCGCCGAGGCGCTCGCCTTGTTGGCCAACGAGCACGGGGACGACCTCATCTCCCACAAATCCTCATGCATTGCCGTCTTCGAAGCCAAGAGATTTGATAAG GTGAAAATTGTGCGGGAGTCCATGAACCGGATGATCGAAGCGTGGAGAGAGATCCCTGACGTGAACGAGGAAGTCTGCTCCTCGGATGCACCGCCAGCGTCGCAGGCGAGATCTTCCCTCACAG AGACTGCAAGCGATCGTCGATACCCAGCTGATTCCCTGGGCTCCAACTCTGTCCCGTCAGTTACAAGGAGGAACTCATGGCCGGCTAGCCGGTCGCCCCCACGCGATGCATCACAGAATGCCAGCAACAGAAAGACCAGCCCTTCTTCCACCTCGAACAGGAAGAATTCGCTTCCTTCAAACCCCAACGCAGACCAAACCAGGAACGATGACTACAAGGTTGATGTTACTGTCGCTCCAGATGCGACCCCGATCAAAATGGTGACCGAGGAGAAGCTCCTGAAGGAGGGCAACGTTAGAGAAAGGCTTGAAGCTCGGAGGATGCTGTTCCAAAAGACTGGTGAGAAGGGGTACAAGAAGTTGGCTGGTCTCAAGTCAGGATCTAGAGTTGTTCCACACAATGGGGATGGTGACTTGGAAGAGACTGCCAAGACTGAGGATGGACCTGAAGAGTTTCAATCAGCTCACAGAGATGAAGACCTGTCGAAGATCAGGATGCAGCTGGTTCAGATCCAGAATCAGCAGACCAGCTTACTTAATCTTCTCCAG AAATTTATGGGGAGTTCCCAGAATGGAATACGTTCCTTGGAGACTAGGGTGAATGGGCTGGAGATGGCATTGGATGAAATCTCCCGTGACTTGGCTGCCTCTTCAGGAAGAATTCCAAACAGCGAACCTGACACGAACGCATGCTGCATTCTGAGCCCGAAGTTCTGGAGAAGACATGACGGTGGTAGATACACTTCCAGATACTCCGTCTCCGATATTCCAAACTACTCTGAGGAGAGCAAAACTTCCTACAAGTGGGAGAGGCAGAAGTTTGGAGTTCAAGGCGGGTTTGTCACAAACCCCTTGGCGGAGCCAAACACTTCATCTGTAAGGAGCACAGCGGTTACCCAGGAAGGGAGGAGACGAGACTCGGCTCAATACAAGTGA
- the LOC133926596 gene encoding alpha-mannosidase 2-like, protein MHFFSGGGGGRSGALLPTTSKPKSHHHLRSKSLSSPASSRRRGAPHSASSPYSRRVLSLAAAAFVALFVLAFLRLGFPSSRPTAPSSPARPRARLTRRPAFRRDSAAAEAAAAAVAARIGREAPVDITTRDLYDRIQFLDVDGGAWKQGWEVGYRGDEWNAEKLKVFVAPHSHNDPGWIRTVEEYYERQSRHILDTIVESLSKDSRRKFIWEEMSYLERWWRDAPRKKQEAFAKLVRDGQLEIVSGGWVMNDEANSHYFAIIEQMMEGNMWLNDTIGVVPKNSWSIDPFGYSSTMAYLLRRMGFHNMLIQRTHYELKKELAMKKNLEYLWRQNWDIEETTDIFVHMMPFYSYDIPHTCGPEPAICCQFDFARMRGFSYESCPWRFDPVETNPDNVQERATKLLDQYRKKSTLYRTNTLLIPLGDDFRYVSMEEAEAQFRNYEKLFDYINSNPHLKAEVKFGTLEDYFSTLRTEAEKINYSRPGELGSAELQGFPTLSGDFFTYADRNKDYWSGYYVSRPFFKAVDRVLEQTLRASEILGSFVLGYCQKFQCSKLPISFSHKLTAARRNLALFQHHDGVTGTAKDHVVVDYGTRMHTSLQDLQLFMSRAVEVLLGDVNDRSDPTLLSHFEPVQERSKYDVQPVHRVLDPHEGKAQSVAFFNPLEQTRDEIVMVVVSTPDVSVLNSNGTCLKSQISPKWQFVSGEKISTGQHRLYWRASVPALGLETYYVVTGQDCEKATPAVVKAFTASQQFPCPKPYDCSKLEGKTVEMKNSYYTLSFDVSHGVLQTLTRHKDGEKTEIGEEIGMYRSHGSGAYLFKPIGEARSIVEEGGHFILSEGPLVQEAHSLPKTEWHKSPLSHSTRIYNCGDSVQDMLIEKEYHVELVGHVFNDNELIVRYKTDIDNQRVFYSDLNGFQMSRRQTYDKIPLQGNYYPMPSLAFLQDSLGNRFSVHSKQSLGAASLKNGWLEIMLDRRLVQDDGRGLGQGVLDNRPMNVIFHLLRESNVSALPKTHSLLTLQPSLLSHRVGAHLNYPMHAFVSKKPHEKSFKLPQQSFSPLAASLPCDVHIVNLKVPQPLRFPHAEAVEPRFAILLQRRGWDASYCKRGGLQCTTVGEETVNLFYMFKDLLAVNVKATSLNLLHDDPEMLGYLEQIGDVAQEGNVLIAPMEIQAYKLDLQPPSLQEE, encoded by the exons ATGCACTTcttctccggcggcggcgggggccgcTCTGGCGCGCTCCTCCCCACCACCTCCAAGCCGAAGTCGCACCACCACCTCCGCTCCAAGTCCCTCTCCTCCCcggcctcctcccgccgccgcggGGCCCCCCACTCCGCGTCCTCCCCCTACTCCCGCCGCGTTCTCTCCCTCGCCGCGGCCGCCTTCGTCGCCCTCTTCGTCCTCGCCTTCCTCCGCCTCGGCTTCCCCTCCTCCCGCCCCACCGCGCCGTCCTCCCCCGCCCGCCCCCGCGCGCGCCTCACCCGCAGGCCGGCCTTCCGCCGCGATTCAGCCGCTGCCGAGGCCGCAGCTGCCGCCGTGGCCGCGCGGATCGGCCGCGAGGCGCCCGTCGACATCACCACGAGGGACCTCTACGACCGGATCCAGTTCCTCGACGTCGACGGCGGTGCGTGGAAGCAGGGGTGGGAAGTTGGCTACAGGGGCGACGAGTGGAACGCCGAAAAGCTCAAGGTCTTCGTCGCGCCCCACTCGCACAACGACCCCGGATGGATCCGCACCGTCGAGGAGTACTACGAGCGCCAGTCGCGCCACATCCTCGACACCATCGTCGAATCCCTCTCCAAG GATTCGCGCAGGAAGTTCATTTGGGAGGAGATGTCGTACCTGGAGAGGTGGTGGCGTGACGCGCCGCGGAAGAAGCAGGAGGCGTTCGCCAAGCTCGTCCGTGACGGGCAGCTCGAAATTGTGAGCGGCGGCTGGGTCATGAACGATGAG GCAAACTCCCACTATTTTGCCATCATAGAGCAG ATGATGGAGGGGAACATGTGGCTAAATGATACTATTGGAGTTGTTCCTAAAAATTCTTGGTCAATCGACCCATTTGGTTATTCATCTACAATGGCTTATCTGCTGAGGAGAATGGGTTTCCATAACATGTTAATTCAGCGAACACACTATGAGCTCAAAAAGGAGCTTGCGATGAAAAAGAATCTTGAATATTTGTGGAGGCAGAACTGGGATATAGAGGAAACAACTGACATATTTGTTCACATGATGCCCTTCTATTCTTATGACATTCCACACACGTGTGGACCAGAACCAGCTATCTGCTGCCAGTTTGACTTCGCTCGAATGCGTGGTTTCAGCTATGAATCATGCCCATGGAGATTTGATCCCGTTGAAACAAATCCTGACAATGTGCAAGAGAGAGCAACAAAACTTCTAGATCAGTACAGGAAAAAGTCAACCCTGTACAGAACAAATACACTTCTCATTCCTTTGGGTGATGATTTCCGATATGTTAGTATGGAGGAAGCAGAAGCACAGTTCCGCAATTATGAAAAGCTTTTTGATTACATAAACTCTAATCCCCATCTTAAAGCTGAAGTCAAATTTGGTACCCTGGAGGATTACTTCTCCACACTGAGAACTGAAGCTGAAAAGATAAACTATTCACGGCCTGGTGAATTGGGTTCTGCTGAGCTGCAAGGTTTTCCAACACTTTCAGGGGATTTCTTTACATACGCTGATAGAAATAAGGATTACTGGAGTGGTTACTATGTATCAAGGCCATTCTTCAAAGCTGTTGACCGTGTACTGGAACAGACGCTCCGTGCCTCAGAGATTCTGGGTTCATTTGTTCTAGGATACTGTCAGAAGTTTCAGTGTTCGAAACTCCCTATCAGCTTCTCTCACAAACTGACAGCAGCAAGGAGGAACTTGGCACTTTTTCAGCATCATGATGGGGTAACTGGCACAGCTAAGGATCATGTTGTGGTGGATTATGGGACTCGAATGCACACTTCTTTGCAAGACCTACAGCTATTTATGTCCAGGGCGGTCGAAGTGCTTTTAGGAGATGTCAATGATAGATCAGATCCTACATTGTTATCACATTTTGAGCCGGTGCAGGAACGGTCAAAGTATGATGTTCAACCTGTGCATAGGGTTCTTGACCCTCATGAAGGGAAGGCACAGTCGGTTGCCTTTTTTAACCCATTAGAACAGACAAGGGACGAGATTGTTATGGTTGTTGTAAGTACTCCTGATGTTTCTGTTCTCAATTCAAATGGTACCTGTTTGAAAAGTCAAATTTCCCCCAAGTGGCAGTTTGTCAGCGGTGAAAAGATTTCAACTGGCCAGCACCGTCTTTATTGGAGAGCTTCTGTTCCTGCACTGGGTTTGGAGACCTACTACGTGGTTACTGGGCAGGATTGTGAAAAAGCTACTCCTGCTGTGGTAAAAGCATTCACAGCTTCACAGCAATTTCCTTGCCCCAAACCATATGATTGCTCAAAGCTGGAAGGCAAAACAGTGGAGATGAAGAACTCTTATTACACTCTTTCTTTTGATGTAAGTCATGGCGTGCTGCAGACATTAACTCGTCACAAGGATGGGGAGAAAACTGAGATAGGTGAAGAAATCGGTATGTACAGAAGCCATGGAAGTGGGGCATACTTGTTTAAACCAATAGGGGAAGCTCGCTCAATTGTTGAGGAAGGAGGACATTTCATCCTTAGTGAAGGGCCATTGGTTCAAGAAGCCCATTCTCTTCCAAAGACAGAGTGGCATAAGTCACCTCTCTCACATAGTACACGCATTTACAATTGTGGGGACTCCGTACAGGATATGCTGATTGAGAAGGAGTACCATGTTGAACTTGTTGGCCATGTTTTTAACGACAATGAGTTGATTGTCAGATACAAGACAGATATTGATAACCAGAGGGTCTTCTATTCTGATCTAAATGGCTTTCAGATGAGTAGGAGGCAGACTTATGATAAGATCCCTTTACAGGGAAATTATTACCCAATGCCATCACTTGCCTTCTTGCAGGATTCACTTGGTAATCGTTTTTCTGTACACTCCAAACAGTCATTAGGGGCAGCAAGCTTGAAAAATGGATGGCTAGAGATTATGTTGGATCGTAGGCTGGTTCAAGATGATGGTCGCGGTCTGGGGCAGGGAGTGCTGGACAACCGGCCTATGAATGTGATATTCCATCTCCTTAGGGAGTCTAATGTCTCTGCTTTGCCTAAAACTCACAGTTTACTAACTCTTCAAccatctctcctctctcaccgTGTGGGGGCACACCTGAACTACCCAATGCATGCTTTTGTGAGCAAGAAACCTCACGAAAAATCCTTCAAGCTACCTCAACAGTCATTCTCTCCATTAGCTGCTTCTTTGCCCTGCGATGTACATATTGTGAACCTGAAGGTCCCTCAGCCTCTAAGATTTCCTCATGCTGAAGCAGTCGAACCAAGATTTGCCATTCTGTTGCAGAGGAGAGGCTGGGATGCATCGTACTGCAAAAGGGGTGGGTTACAGTGTACAACAGTTGGGGAAGAAACTGTAAATCTGTTCTACATGTTCAAAGATCTGTTGGCTGTGAATGTGAAGGCAACTTCGCTGAACCTCTTACATGATGACCCTGAAATGCTAGGGTATCTTGAGCAAATCGGTGATGTAGCTCAGGAGGGAAACGTTCTCATCGCACCAATGGAGATTCAAGCATACAAGTTAGACCTACAGCCACCATCATTGCAAGAAGAGTAG